The Pochonia chlamydosporia 170 chromosome 1, whole genome shotgun sequence genome window below encodes:
- a CDS encoding Zn cluster transcription factor Rds2 (similar to Cordyceps militaris CM01 XP_006674176.1) translates to MDKESKASERAKADKADKSEAKDRVKDHGTGTTNSKSPKKRRKVNHACVYCRRSVSSSSQIVYFVTDDDDAHKMNHLPTVVRRMLGSPPSVFLKWLVGIHMTCDLERPCTRCIKRNIGHLCHDEPRDADAKKLKNGKTSSAPLDETDTHSQAPSDVARSSISSTMGPPSFDGMRQRSASGFGAGGVLGQGNAMPLVTPGAGSGLQGNGLNNSGTGNANQFSGISDAWLTAQNFNDMNSYNPNYMIAPQVTHEFNLLNDFLHNGLLDDTNLTGDETRQLASLGRSGQSDMLSGFGNNTGLSAGSSGPSTNLQGNLMPPPPKEAKGGKRSGNSAADKTREYYLQAADPSGNETGEDRMARVLRAKYDAGLLKPFNYINGYARLGKYLDGHIAPSSKQKILRTINQFRPKFREKAQGLTDMQLIIVEMWFEKQLMDYDRVFASMAVPACCWRRTGEIFRGNKEMAELINVPVDQLRDIALHEILTEESMVRYWEEFGTIAFDPAHDTLLTACSLKNPSDTSDHPVVKCCFSFTIRRDEHKLPALIVGNFLPHDPPPN, encoded by the exons ATGGACAAAGAATCCAAGGCCTCTGAGCGCGCAAAGGCCGACAAGGCCGACAAGTCTGAGGCAAAAGATCGCGTCAAGGATCATGGAACGGGCACCACCAATTCCAAGAGCCCAAAGAAGCGCCGTAAGGTTAATCATG CGTGTGTATATTGCCGGAGATCAGTAAGTTCATCATCACAAATCGTGTACTTTGTgacggatgatgatgacgcccACAAAATGAACCACCTCCCCACGGTTGTGCGCCGGATGCTGGGCAGTCCCCCATCTGTGTTCCTCAAATGGCTCGTTGGGATC CACATGACCTGCGACCTT GAGCGGCCATGTACCAGGTGTATCAAGCGTAACATAGGCCACCTTTGCCATGACGAGCCTCGTGACGCGGACGCAAAGAAActgaagaatggcaagacttcttcagctccacTGGACGAGACTGATACGCACTCACAAGCCCCATCAGACGTGGCCCGCAGCTCAATATCCAGTACCATGGGACCCCCGTCCTTTGACGGCATGCGGCAGCGCTCTGCATCGGGATTTGGTGCCGGAGGTGTTCTAGGCCAAGGAAATGCAATGCCCCTGGTGACACCGGGTGCAGGCTCAGGCTTGCAAGGGAACGGCCTAAACAACAGTGGGACAGGGAATGCGAATCAAT TCTCTGGAATTTCAGATGCTTGGCTTACTGCACAGAACTTCAATGACATGAATTCTTACAATCCAAACTACATGATTGCTCCGCAGGTTACACATGAGTTCAACCTACTCAACGACTTTCTCCACAACGGATTGCTAGATGATACCAACCTGACGGGAGACGAGACTAGACAGCTTGCCTCTCTCGGACGGTCAGGACAGTCTGACATGTTGTCAGGGTTCGGAAACAACACTGGCCTTTCGGCCGGCAGTTCAGGGCCTTCGACGAACCTTCAAGGGAATTTGAtgcctcctccaccaaaagAGGCCAAAGGAGGCAAGCGATCAGGGAACTCGGCTGCCGATAAAACTCGCGAATATTACCTTCAGGCTGCTGATCCGTCTGGGAACGAAACGGGCGAAGATCGTATGGCACGTGTGCTGCGTGCGAAATATGACGCCGGTTTGCTCAAGCCGTTCAATTATATCAACGGATATGCTCGTCTAGGAAAGTACTTGGATGGTCATATAGCACCATCCTCGAAGCAGAAAATTCTGCGAACCATTAACCAGTTTCGGCCGAAGTTCAGAGAGAAGGCCCAAGGGCTGACGGATATGCAACTTATCATCGTTGAAATGTGGTTTGAGAAGCAGTTGATGGACTATGACCGTGTATTCGCGTCCATGGCGGTTCCAGCCTGCTGTTGGAGGAGAACCGGCGAGATTTTCAGGGGGAATAAGGAGATGGCGGAGCTCATCAACGTTCCTGTCGATCAGCTGCGAGAT ATTGCCTTGCATGAGATTCTGACCGAGGAATCCATGGTTAGATACTGGGAAGAATTCGGCACCATCGCCTTCGACCCAGCTCACGATACGTTATTAACAGCATGTTCATTAAAAAACCCGAGCGACACGTCCGACCACCCTGTCGTGAAGTGTTGCTTTTCGTTTACGATTCGTCGTGATGAGCACAAATT ACCCGCCCTGATTGTGGGCAATTTCTTGCCTCACGACCCTCCGCCAAATTAA
- a CDS encoding fungal specific transcription factor domain-containing protein — MAEPSHNPYARSPNPSTRSYDSSSVSSATSPRPPSRYLGGLLGASSRPNAASSPQPLGMPALPPVNQGFPYGPVMGRESLPSAESVMAGQGPNHGHMPGTPGGQAQKRAYRQRRKDPSCDACRERKVKCDATETTSCSECSSRNVKCQFTKETNRRMSSIKQVQDLEKQIERVKRENSTLRRVLDEREGHMEIDLESADRLAAQLPSIGSEPKQRKRLPPNSELSRARSNVRNFSKGIWKLPAQHRTSTAPILDCPTPELPPQAITERLLHSFCNSAHTMFPIIHMPTFQSMVDDMYRTQQQRVSSSWISLFFAVLATGSLFSSEPPTTTTFYRPAEFLESARKVMDPWNNSHDLDNARALVLITICLNEMNLKSAAWNWLGNAVRVGQDLGLYAECGSWSVIDGEMRRRTWWAIYILDRTMSTEMGHPFLIDDADCDVPLPAAVDDHYLREDGMRVPNGAEPLTHSLLAVIHVVRSYTALVKALDQPVLPPSQLAMFDGHFKKCLSTFPPACDPNSSVALAPHFLAPLAYLFHARLLLHRHNLSPSCPPEVRLAAVENCTHVALETASLISRTKSPADGATSLLTAHIFRSTLFLLLTGYPDYANTCIRALAAIDARRDITMSCGRFLAFFITTLGTKRTEHATYISRRSSVDQSTPLTMSLARDEELLAYVSADIQASPNRSWLWSFQDRDTALSKTSLASQGQPGTNENALFSSKQRTGLNEEERREWVGWARLESMARNLGSANVSYSSLPPPQVKSESPAANVELPRLSETSRYSVGHRGDASPPGPKRGAERISIANII; from the coding sequence ATGGCAGAACCGTCGCACAACCCATATGCTCGATCTCCCAACCCATCCACAAGGTCATATGACTCCTCTTCAGTCTCCTCTGCTActtcaccaagaccaccgtCCCGGTATCTTGGTGGACTCCTCGGTGCTAGCTCGAGACCCAACGCAGCTTCGAGTCCTCAACCGCTTGGCATGCCTGCTCTGCCACCCGTCAACCAGGGGTTCCCCTATGGTCCGGTTATGGGTAGGGAATCCCTTCCATCTGCAGAATCTGTCATGGCCGGGCAAGGTCCAAACCACGGCCACATGCCTGGAACTCCTGGGGGTCAAGCGCAGAAGAGGGCTTATCGACAGCGAAGGAAAGACCCTAGCTGCGATGCATGCCGTGAAAGAAAGGTAAAATGCGATGCAACAGAGACCACAAGTTGCTCCGAGTGCTCTAGCCGAAACGTCAAGTGCCAATTTACCAAGGAAACCAACAGGAGAATGTCTTCCATCAAGCAAGTTCAGgatttggagaagcagatCGAGAGAGTCAAGCGAGAGAATTCCACCCTGCGCCGCGTCCTGGACGAGCGAGAGGGGCACATGGAGATTGATTTGGAGTCTGCGGACCGACTTGCCGCTCAACTGCCGTCCATTGGATCGGAACCGAAACAACGAAAGCGACTCCCACCAAATTCAGAGTTGTCGAGAGCCAGATCTAATGTGCGAAACTTTTCCAAAGGCATATGGAAGCTGCCGGCACAGCACCGCACTTCTACTGCCCCTATTTTAGATTGCCCTACGCCAGAATTACCTCCGCAAGCCATCACGGAGCGCTTGTTGCATTCGTTCTGCAATTCGGCTCACACAATGTTTCCCATTATTCATATGCCGACTTTTCAGTCCATGGTGGACGACATGTATAGAACACAGCAGCAGCGAGTCTCATCTTCGTGGATCAGTTTGTTCTTTGCTGTTCTTGCTACTGGCAGCTTATTTAGCTCCGAGccaccgacgacgacgactttcTATCGACCAGCCGAGTTCCTCGAATCTGCGCGCAAAGTAATGGACCCGTGGAACAATAGTCACGATCTCGACAACGCAAGAGCCCTTGTGCTCATCACTATTTGCCTCAATGAAATGAACCTCAAGTCTGCCGCATGGAACTGGCTCGGAAATGCAGTGCGTGTCGGTCAAGATTTGGGTCTTTATGCTGAATGTGGTTCTTGGTCTGTTATTGATGGAGAAATGCGGCGCAGAACATGGTGGGCCATCTATATCTTGGACAGGACCATGTCAACCGAGATGGGCCACCCCTTCCTCATTGACGACGCTGACTGCGATGTTCCCCTACCAGCGGCCGTGGACGACCATTACCTGCGTGAGGACGGTATGCGCGTGCCTAATGGTGCAGAACCCCTGACACACTCTCTGCTGGCCGTTATTCATGTTGTGCGGTCATACACGGCCCTGGTGAAGGCGCTGGATCAACCAGTTCTTCCTCCTTCGCAGTTAGCCATGTTTGATGGCCACTTCAAGAAGTGCCTTAGCACGTTCCCTCCGGCGTGTGATCCCAACAGCTCTGTGGCCTTGGCACCACACTTTCTTGCGCCTTTGGCGTACCTCTTTCATGCTAGGCTACTTCTTCACAGGCACAACTTGTCACCAAGCTGTCCTCCCGAGGTTCGCTTGGCCGCAGTAGAGAATTGCACACATGTCGCCTTAGAAACAGCCTCCCTGATCAGCCGCACAAAATCCCCAGCTGATGGCGCAACATCACTTCTCACTGCACACATCTTCCGCTCGACATTGTTCTTGCTTTTGACCGGCTATCCTGATTATGCCAATACGTGTATCAGggccttggccgccatcgATGCTCGCAGAGACATCACAATGTCCTGCGGTAGATTTTTAGCTTTTTTCATTACAACTCTGGGTACGAAACGCACGGAGCATGCAACCTACATATCGCGCCGATCGTCTGTAGACCAGTCAACACCACTTACCATGTCTCTTGCCCGCGACGAAGAGCTACTGGCATATGTGTCCGCCGACATCCAGGCATCCCCAAACAGGTCCTGGCTTTGGTCCTTCCAAGACCGAGACACAGCTCTATCGAAGACATCACTGGCTTCTCAGGGCCAGCCTGGCACAAACGAGAACGCCTTGTTTAGCTCCAAGCAGAGAACTGGGCTGAACGAGGAAGAGCGCAGAGAGTGGGTTGGCTGGGCTAGGTTGGAATCAATGGCACGAAACCTGGGATCCGCAAATGTTTCGTATTCTTCGTTGCCACCACCGCAGGTGAAGAGTGAATCGCCCGCCGCAAATGTCGAGCTTCCTAGACTCTCCGAGACGTCCCGATACTCTGTCGGCCACCGAGGCGATGCCAGCCCTCCGGGACCGAAAAGAGGCGCTGAGCGCATCAGCATTGCGAACATCATCTGA